The nucleotide window ATCTAAATCCAACTTTCCATTTGTAAATGCCCATTATTCTTTGATTAATCAATATagaatttaatcaaaaaaataatttagatttaataaattatttttaaaacatatatttttttaaaaaaaaatattaaaaaatattatgtataaatttGTTAGACGtagatttaatattattatacttaatgaaagtattaaaaaattaagggcatatttgtaaataatatgttaaattaaagttttttgacatcaaaaggctattatattatttaagctAAAAATATATGACTAATGGAATCCACAATCATGTTTTGTACTCAAGGTTGGTAAACAATCTTGAAATCTTGGAATCTTTCTCTTAGAATTGTTAACTTCTCCAGGTCCATTGAAAATTTGGGTCATGCTGTCTGTTGGACCCAATTTTGGTCAATACCATAATGGGCCTCGATCAAAGGCATGTGCCTTAAAGGGCCTGAGCCCATAGCAAGAACACGAGCTCGAGAGGAAGTCGCCGAGATCGTGGGGATCGCGCAACAAGAGACAAAGATGTCGGAGCCACCACGAAGATCTCGAGGTCGACTCACtataaaggaagaagaagaaacacagAAGATGACACGTTGAAAACCCTAGAGAGAGCTACACATCCATATCGACCTTACTGTCTTCCCACCTTTTAGATTCTTTCTTTACCGATCTCATTTGTATCACTCGATCTAGTTCAATTCATTGTATTCGATCTTAGTCATCAATAAAGTCCATTTTCACCTACTGGAAACTATTTAACATCGTTTGTGTTCTAAAGATATCGTTGCCTACATCATTTGTCTTCCCTAAATCAAACTCCGATCACTATCAAATACTTTGTGTAGATTTTAGGTTCTACACTGTCAATTAGAAATCATTGAAATCAAATCATTTCAGTCCGTTCAAAAATGTTGACAGATTTAGTATTGTAACAtactttatttttcttaaaagtgCTTACAGCTTCATATCCAGAAATGACATGCACCTCTTTTGGTTCCTTATTCTCACAAGTTGGTCATATCaagaaaaatgttttcaaacCATCCACTGAACTACGATTCATGATCTATCCACCATACAAATGTTCTGCAAGCTTACATGCATCTTTAGCAGTTACTGGATGATGTAGTGATTGTACCTCTGCTATGTCTATTGTATTTGAGTCAAACCAAATGTGGCATTCATCTTCTATGTGCCTTACTAGTTCTAAAGGATCTCTTGTGattcttttaaataatttatcattttggGCTCTCTGTAAATATCATATTATATGTGGATAAAAAATTTCTATCCAACTCCAAGTCTTCAATAtggtttttccgccaaaacaaaTAGTCCAAGTTggtataaacatttaaaaaaaaaaatgatggacATGATTGTGTATATGATAATTCCTAAGGTTGTAAAGCTAGTGGACATTCAAAAATATCATGATTTACAAATTCATCTATATTCTTACATCTAAGACAATGATTATCACATCGCATAGGACGACATATCAGTTTTTAGCTCTATATATCATGTTACAATCagccatataagatgacatatttTCAGAGGAACATTAATTTTCTAAGAAAAAACTTGAGCTTAGTGATGTTAGACTCTATTAATATAGCCTTatgtttgtgatttagaatatTGCTAACCACCCAATATCTTGATTTTACAGTATACCACTTTTGTATAACATTACCAAAACTTATCATCTTCAAGGGATTGACTTACAGCCAAACTCCGAATAAGTAGTAGTATATCATCTGATACGATTACATTCTCCAGCATTTTCACATCCCATTCTTTAGACTTATTATGAATAAAGTCACTAACGTCACCCTTGTGTGGATTACCGGAATACTAGGCCGAGCTGGCCGAGCATGAATCATTGGAATCTATGAATTTTTCCAAACTCTAATCTCAAAATCAAAATGCATTTTTTGTCTAATATACATGGCGCTAATAATAGTCTACCTACTGATAAACTTGtctatatgtaaaaaaaaaaacaattagtatTTTATGATTTGCATAAGCGAACTAAATCTATAATACATGTTAAAAAGGTTAATTTCATATAATgcttatattttaatacatcAGATATAACATGAGATTGttgtatttttctttaaataggGTTAACAAAGTGATTGTATTTGTtgatagtaaaaaaaaacagaaataggATAATATTGACagaaaaaagaatgaaaaagaagataattgGATTAGTGGTTAGGAGTAGGTGAAGATGTTGTTAGTGGAGGTTGGGGATGGTCCATCACGGTCAGTTTCTAATTGAAGATAATGAAAGTCCTATCGTTTGCTTTAATCAATTGACATCTCGAATGGAAATGCAGCATGTATCTCTAGTTACCTTTTTGTGAAAGCACAAAATCAAGCAATGTTTTATACCTTACTGGTCCACTGTTCAACAAACTACCATCATATTTTATAAACTTGAATGcgcaaatatttttattattagaaCTTGTTATATATTGTTAACTCACCTTAAAACATGATACATTTTTAGGGAGTCTAAACCAATAGTTTATTTATTGGGCACTTGTATTTGGCTGTTTTACTTTTAAAGCCAACAAATTAATCTACATTtttaatcgttttttttttcaaatgatcAGAGGGTAAAGATGCTAATCAAGATTTAGATCAAGAAAGGGCAGCTTGTTAATCATAAATAACATGTTGGAGAAAAACGAAACACGATAATTAGTTCTGATTAGTATTAGTCAAATCTCCAAAACTGTTTCAGGGAGATAAGTGGATCGGACCCAAAACAAAAAGTCCCTTTTGATTCTGTTAACTAAAGGGTTGTTTGGTTGATGTCTCCTTCGAGTAAGAATCATATCTTGGTTGGTGAgcacacacacatacaaacaCTAGTCACAATAGTGACGTTCATGTTCTTTTGTCTTTCTGTCCAGCTGTCTGAAAACGATGGCGTTTGTGGTTTCAGATTTAGACTGCCCACCTTCCCATCTTTACACCAATTTTATCAATTTTCGTTGTATTTTTCCTCCCATGATCCAAGATTTACTTATTGATCATTTGTTTGTTACAACTAGGTGTCTTGTCCGCATATGTGGGCTTAAtcgttttataaatatttattagtttattttttattaactcAAAAACAAGCAtaataacttcttttttttttggtcaaacaagcataataacttattatttatattttcaaagaaattaaatcaaacacatatatatatatatgacaaaaatcaaattaaatatatatgtttaattaaaatttattaaatataacattgataattaaatatatatgtttaattaaaatttattaaagataacattaACTTTAACcactaaatttattataattgttttatattttattttaaaatttataattgaaaaatatgttttaagataacaacacaatatataagaattatattattttaaaaaaaagttaatattattaataaaaattcgttttttatataattaattatatataaaatttattaaggatattatagatattaacagttttaactttcaacgtgagaaCTCCGTTGttaaaatttacttcgcaaataatagtacaAATATTTGTTGATATAGTTAGGTGTTGTTTTGTTCTTATCTGTCTCTATAAATatagaactagattttgacccgcgcttagaaagcgcggatttattttttgaatttaataatttttaatataaatttttatataagatagtttATAAGTTTGGCCATATTATTCGGAACCGAATAATCAACCCGTATcaaattgaaaaaatgaaaccaaacttgaaccaaaatttataaataaccgaacatatcatatatatatagaaccaagataaatagatacctgaatttttaaaatataaattatatacctacaaatattaattatatgtaatttctaaataaccaaatatcttaaatatactatttataagctgaattatccaataaaaacaaattactcaaacatgtttttcaaatattagaaaaaatatcttaataagtCCTCAACATTCAGTCTAATTTTCTACTAAAAGGAACTAAAACACTAATAAGTGGTATCCACAGTCAAACCAGTAAACGCAGTCACCATATATAATCTAGtttcaatttaataaaaatctattatttaaaatcctttaaaatctaaaacccaTATTAACTCGTGAATCTATACCACATGACatggtaaaaatctaaaataacatgataatattttttaaaatttgattaaatttctcatataaattttactaagatataaaattgaataaactacatttttttatgttatacattctagtttataggttttataatgactatattaagattaaatttttgagttttagaaataaaattattattaagttgAGTATAGTTGGGTTAcctataaatgttaaaaataaataatatattttatttaaacataaaaaaacattctaaaaatgctataatttcctgagaaaatatttatacaaaacccTTTCTCCTAATAAACCCAGTTGTAAAAGATATTCATCACAAAAATGACCTAGGaaggttttcaaagaaaaagctataattttgaaatataattaagctTGTTGTTATACTGTGAAGTATTTCTCTAATCGTAATTGgaagttaatatgttttgaccGTCGAATGGTATCATGTTTTTTAACTTTCTGTTAACCGTACTTGCATCATGTTTTTATGTTAGTTTGGgtcataaaacatttaatatgaattaaaagTATGGTATTGTTCAGACTTTAATTACCAAtaaatccaaatatttttattaaagaaaaatgatcatgggttgtatgattattaaatcagttataaaataatctgTTTTTCTTAATAGGTTTAGTGGCACAAAAGTAATATTTCAAGGAAAAGTAAGAGTGAAATATATCAATGATtctgaattaataatattgatgtatAAATCTTTGGTGTATTATAGTAAGTTGAGTATTAAATAAGAGCATTGGTTAGTTTATAGTGAGAGAAATATAAGATAATTGATTAGTGTAtaattagagaaatataaggtgagGCTAAAAAAATAGCTAAGTTTAATGAATAGGTCTAACAACTtttcataagtagattttttgggactccttcccttttaatagtatagatgagtTAGTTGGACCAAGTAAtcctaaaaataaatattactattttatagTAACTAATAAGGAAGtaatttaaatatctaaaagacTAACATAATATAATGATCGATTAATTAAACTGCAGTAagtctatttatttttaattttttaatataactataaaagtTAATAATcatacttttttaatttttaaaaacacacCAACAAATAAAGAAATGACTCTAGAAGACCTATTTTCAACAGAATTATTTagtaaagtttacaaaaaacaTATTActgtataaatgtttttttctcatGTAATTCTTGCATTTACATCAGATAtaactatattaaaaaaaattataaccaatCATCCACAATATTATTCATTTAcagattttatttgatttttaagttaatatatgatttgtaaaatttagtaaattttaattatattttaattagtaaCTATAGATGGTAAATTTGTATCAATTTATGTGTTTGTATATAATATGTAATACTTTTAAATTTCGTTAAAATTCcctttaaaatcaaatttactACTAAATTGTATGATTGaatatcaataaatttaaataatatttatagaaCAGAGAATAAATAAcatgtaataataataataataataataataataataataataataataataataataataataattattattattattattagtctgaTAACCTATAGTTTTGTTGgagataaataattttacttCTAAACGAATTAAAACAGAGATagatgacaaaagaaaaaacgaaTACAAACAGATAAATGCTATAATTTTTAGCCGAAAACTTTTGATAGACTGCATCGGATAATAAAGGATGATAAACAAAGACTTTATAAAGGTTGGCCAAGTGggagtttttaaaaaaatgtcaatGGGGTTGTAGAGTTTTCTTAAAGTATACAGCTAAGCCGCaccatataatataaattattccATGTTTCTCCAAcgaattggagtgtttggactATAATAATTGTTGGTGGtatgttaattaatttattaatacgGTTTTCACTGTCACATGGTGAGCCAGATTGATAAACGACACCGCCACATATGTTGGCTTCTTGCATTGGAAGTCATAACTTGCTCGCGACTATATATCAATTcattatttcagatatttatagAAACTAATAGTATATGTCCAAGTCCTAATAATACCATTGCTTTTGTTGTTAAACTTTGTTTCAGTTTCATTAATGCATTGTAAACGTGTTTAATTATTATTGCTACCAAACTAGTAATTGAAGACATTGATTGACAAAACCATTGAAACATGTTAACAACAAATAACAATGATATCTCACCattttagttgaaaatatttcttAGTATTTCAGTTATATATTAACTAAGATTGTAATATTATTACACATTAAAGAAGGCACAAATAATGGTAACATAACATCTATTGCTaagccaaaacaaaaacaaatggtGATTTTAAGTTTCTTCTACTACTACTAGTCGACTACACTGTTCCCATTTTGGAGTAACTCATAAAGAATGAGATGAGAGCCCTTCCCAGAGTCAATGGCGAATTTCATTCAAAAGTCCTCATCAATCTTGAATTCGTAGTTCTTATTACCTTCTTGGAGGCTTGACATAACAGATGCCTTCTGATACTCTCCCACTCTCTTCTCAAAGAAGTTTGTCTTCCCTCTGTCATATAAAATAGCAAAAAACCACACTTAACCAATGAAGATAAATAACACTGTTCTTGATCAGGTTAATGCATCTTAAGTTGAGTGAAATTCAAAAGAGATATAACTACTTACTGGAGAGATATGAACTCCATCCAGTCAAATGGATTATCTGCTTTGTATCTCCTTTCACATCCCAATGtaacctacaaaaaaaaaacgagagaCAAATCCATGAGATTGACACAAAAAGGCAGTTCATGCTGTAAACAAGAGGGAGAATTAACATTAAATCCCTTATACCAGAAGACGGTCTGCGACAAATTGTATGTACTGACTCATGAGGTTTGAGTTCATTCCAATCAGATCGCATGAAAGGGCCTTGCAGACAAACTCTGTCTCAATTTCCACTGCCTCATGAACAATCTGATAAACTTTCTCCACAGGAAGCTGCTTCTGCAGCAAACTGCACAAAGTTTGATAAAAGGTGAATGGATCATATAGTCCAAAATGGCCCTGAGTCTCATTCTTACCTGTACAAGAGACAAGCAAAGTCACAGTGGAGCCCCTCGTCCCTCGAAATAAGCTCGTTTGAGAAAGTCAAACCAGGCATAAGACCTCTCTTCTTGAGCCAGAAGATGGCACAGAAGCTGTAAAAAAAGAAGTCATGTAATGCTTATACTCGAAGTCTGCTTGCTATAAAGAGCTACATAGATACCTTCCGGAGAAGAAGATTCCTTCGACGCATGCAAAAGCAACAAGCCTCACAGCAAAAGACATAGGACTGCAGCAGACAAATGGTATAATATACTGATTAGACAGATGTTTCTTGGACAAAATAAATCCGAGcaacaaaaacaagaagttGGATTGATACCTTTGAATCCAATCTAAACACCATTTAGCCTTGTTGGAAATGCAGGGAATGGTCTCGATAGCATTGAACAATCTGTCCTTCTCCTGCGAATCCTTTATAAACGTCTCCAGAAGTTGGCTGTACATCTCTGAAGTTTCCCAACAGTAAAAACCACAATGCTACCAGTTATAGAGCAACTTGCAAGACCAAAACCTAGGTCGAAGTTTACCCGGCTAAATCTAGAAAAACTTAACCATATCAAAGGTCAAACTGGATACTGGCTACAGCAAGTCTTATGGTTTTGGTCCTCAGATGTTAATGTTAATTCACCATGACAATAGAACATAACAGTGGAAGCATCCCTAGGAAAACGTACAATCTATCTATCTGTCAAACTAGGCTTGTTTTCATCCATCAATTAAGGACATGTCAGAGTTTGAATCAGAACTGAAAACATTAGAGAATATGAAAGTAAATAATACACAAAAGTATGATGTAGACTTTGACAAACTTGTCTACTAGCAAAAAAGGGCGTACCAGAATGAATGTTCTCCATGGCAATTTGAAACCCATAGAAAGCACGAGCCTGagataaatcaaaatatatattaattctaATCATGTTCATGCCATGTGTATGTGATTAGAGTCTATATATATCTATCCTGACCTCAGGGACTTGGACATCATTCAAGAACCTAGCAGCCAAATTCTCCAAAACAATCCCATCCGATGCCGCGAAAAAGGCCAGAACATGGCTGATAAAATGTTTCTCTGAATCCGACAACTTTTCCCAGTGCTGCACATCCGTCGATAGATCAACTTCTTCAGCTGCAATAcccattcattaaaaaaatataaaacaaccACTACGAGAAACAGAGCAATCACATACACACGGCATGATTAAAGTTGCATTAACAAAGTTGTGAGCTTTCTTAATCAAATTGCACCattcaaaataaagaaaacaaagagaggACAAACCAGTCCAGAAGCTGGCCTCAGCCTTCTTATACATCTCCCAAATCGACTTGTACCTAATTGGGAACATAGTGAACCTCTGGTTCTGCGCCGTTAATAGCGGCTCCTccgattcttcttctcctccctcCAAGTCTCTTCTTTGACCTTCCTTGAGCGAACCCATTCGTCTCTCTCTGTTTCCTATTCTTCAGTTCTGTTTGGGCTCTGAGGTTGAGAAACAGAGGATAAGAAACATagaaagaaaaaggagaaaaacCCTAAAAGCCCTAAGACAAAAACCCTCGTAAACAAACCGACAAGAAAACAAACCTCtcttgtgtttttgttttgtctct belongs to Brassica rapa cultivar Chiifu-401-42 chromosome A07, CAAS_Brap_v3.01, whole genome shotgun sequence and includes:
- the LOC103828727 gene encoding ribonucleoside-diphosphate reductase small chain A isoform X1, giving the protein MGSLKEGQRRDLEGGEEESEEPLLTAQNQRFTMFPIRYKSIWEMYKKAEASFWTAEEVDLSTDVQHWEKLSDSEKHFISHVLAFFAASDGIVLENLAARFLNDVQVPEARAFYGFQIAMENIHSEMYSQLLETFIKDSQEKDRLFNAIETIPCISNKAKWCLDWIQSPMSFAVRLVAFACVEGIFFSGSFCAIFWLKKRGLMPGLTFSNELISRDEGLHCDFACLLYSLLQKQLPVEKVYQIVHEAVEIETEFVCKALSCDLIGMNSNLMSQYIQFVADRLLVTLGCERRYKADNPFDWMEFISLQGKTNFFEKRVGEYQKASVMSSLQEGNKNYEFKIDEDF
- the LOC103828727 gene encoding ribonucleoside-diphosphate reductase small chain A isoform X2, translated to MGSLKEGQRRDLEGGEEESEEPLLTAQNQRFTMFPIRYKSIWEMYKKAEASFWTAEEVDLSTDVQHWEKLSDSEKHFISHVLAFFAASDGIVLENLAARFLNDVQVPEARAFYGFQIAMENIHSEMYSQLLETFIKDSQEKDRLFNAIETIPCISNKAKWCLDWIQSPMSFAVRLVAFACVEGIFFSGSFCAIFWLKKRGLMPGLTFSNELISRDEGLHCDFACLLYSLLQKQLPVEKVYQIVHEAVEIETEFVCKALSCDLIGMNSNLMSQYIQFVADRLLVTLGCERRYKADNPFDWMEFISLHVVFCYFI